Proteins from one bacterium genomic window:
- a CDS encoding HigA family addiction module antidote protein — protein sequence MSKRAFEPIHPGEILLEEFLKPLGLSQYRLAKGISVSPRRINEIVHGKRAVTADTALRLARFFGTTDGFWLNLQTRFDLESERDRLGNLLDAQVEVLAKAG from the coding sequence ATGTCGAAGCGAGCATTTGAGCCCATTCATCCCGGAGAAATTCTACTCGAGGAGTTCTTGAAGCCTCTGGGCCTTAGCCAGTACCGGCTAGCGAAGGGCATTAGCGTTTCTCCGCGACGGATCAACGAAATCGTGCATGGCAAGCGCGCCGTGACCGCCGACACTGCACTTCGACTCGCTCGTTTTTTTGGAACGACCGATGGCTTCTGGCTGAATCTGCAGACACGTTTCGATCTCGAGTCTGAAAGGGATCGGCTAGGCAACCTACTCGACGCGCAGGTTGAAGTCCTGGCGAAGGCCGGATGA
- a CDS encoding DUF4440 domain-containing protein: MKKRTLVLGFCLSAIVLTLPASAGNGKEALISELDALGQKMERSMVEGDIETTLSYYADDAVLLPNWGEKVVGKEAIRKKMESDREGGMRFESFSGKTEDAWECDGKVYAIGTYALSLRLPGIERPVADKGKFIAVWRRGHDGKLAVIYDMWNTDIAMGN; encoded by the coding sequence ATGAAAAAGAGAACACTGGTACTCGGGTTTTGTCTGTCAGCGATCGTGTTGACCTTGCCAGCTTCGGCAGGCAATGGCAAAGAAGCCCTCATCAGTGAACTTGATGCCCTGGGGCAGAAGATGGAGCGCTCGATGGTTGAGGGCGACATCGAGACAACGCTCTCGTACTACGCGGATGATGCAGTCCTTCTTCCGAATTGGGGCGAGAAAGTCGTTGGCAAAGAGGCCATTCGGAAGAAGATGGAGTCCGATCGCGAGGGCGGAATGAGGTTTGAATCCTTTAGTGGGAAAACTGAGGACGCCTGGGAATGCGATGGCAAGGTCTATGCGATTGGTACATACGCGCTCTCATTGAGGTTGCCCGGTATAGAAAGACCGGTTGCCGACAAGGGCAAGTTCATCGCGGTGTGGCGGCGTGGCCACGACGGCAAGCTGGCGGTCATTTACGACATGTGGAATACCGACATTGCCATGGGTAACTAG
- a CDS encoding GNAT family N-acetyltransferase has product MYRTVFRFHIQRIWGWNEEWQRSNFSREFESSSTTVVEVAGRTAGYVQTDRESKRLYLRNIALYPDIQGQGIGTFLIEQLQQESRECGVPLELVLFRTNPRARELYERLGFKQTGQTDAFVKMSWHAA; this is encoded by the coding sequence TTGTATCGCACCGTCTTTCGCTTCCACATCCAGAGGATCTGGGGCTGGAACGAGGAGTGGCAGCGCTCCAACTTCAGCCGCGAGTTTGAGTCTTCGTCGACCACGGTCGTCGAGGTTGCCGGCCGCACGGCAGGATACGTGCAAACCGACAGGGAATCGAAGCGGCTCTATCTTCGAAACATCGCGCTGTATCCTGATATTCAGGGGCAGGGAATCGGCACGTTTCTTATTGAGCAGTTGCAGCAAGAGTCGAGAGAGTGCGGGGTTCCTCTCGAGCTTGTCTTGTTCCGCACGAATCCCAGGGCGCGCGAGCTCTATGAGCGGCTAGGATTTAAACAAACCGGCCAGACGGACGCCTTTGTAAAGATGTCGTGGCATGCGGCCTAA
- a CDS encoding pyridoxamine 5'-phosphate oxidase family protein, producing MGKVYEYIDDKLAEWIAQQHVFFVATAPLSAEGHVNSSPKGGDSFRVVSGSEVAYQDYTGSGVETIAHLRENGRIVIMFCAFKGPPKIVRLHGHGTVVTNDHTRYAELARHFPSNPGTRSIIHVSVERISDSCGYAVPLCEFKRPRDTLDRWAVSKGDERLKEYRRENNAQSLDGLPGIEIDA from the coding sequence ATGGGAAAGGTCTACGAATACATCGATGACAAGCTGGCGGAGTGGATCGCGCAGCAGCACGTCTTCTTCGTGGCAACAGCACCGCTGAGCGCTGAGGGGCATGTCAACAGCTCTCCCAAGGGTGGGGACTCGTTCAGAGTAGTCAGTGGCTCTGAAGTCGCCTACCAGGACTACACAGGCAGTGGAGTCGAAACCATCGCTCATCTGCGCGAGAACGGACGCATCGTAATCATGTTCTGCGCGTTCAAAGGCCCACCGAAGATCGTGAGGCTTCATGGTCACGGCACAGTTGTCACCAACGACCACACACGGTACGCAGAACTGGCGCGTCACTTCCCCTCAAACCCCGGTACACGTTCAATCATTCATGTGTCCGTAGAGCGGATTTCCGATTCTTGCGGCTACGCGGTACCTCTTTGCGAGTTCAAGAGGCCCAGAGACACGCTTGATCGGTGGGCCGTAAGCAAAGGAGATGAACGACTGAAGGAGTATCGTCGGGAGAACAACGCGCAAAGCCTTGATGGTCTTCCGGGGATCGAGATAGATGCCTAG